DNA from Leptospira bandrabouensis:
ATTAAAGAGAAGGGCGGAGTTGGAACATCGTTCTGTCAGTCAAGAAGTAGTCATGATCATAGAAAGTCATTTAAAAAGAGATAATCTTGAAACAGAGAGACAAACTGTTGAATTTCTAAAACTTACAAATTCTTGGCACGATGAAAAAACTGCGAAAGAAATCATCTCCGACATTCGATCATCAAGATCTAAAAAAAATCGATCAAAGGTGACAGATGAGCTTTTTGATTGATACAGATATTATCATTTATAGTCTTAAGGGAAATGAGAGAGTCCAGAAAAATCTCATCGAAAAAAAGAATTCTTCAAAAGCAATTTCCGTCATTACTTATGGTGAGTTAATCTTTGGTGCGAAAAAATCAAAAAGTAGAGAAAAGAATTTAGCAACCGTATATAGAATTGGCGAACTTTTCCCAGTTATCGAATTGACTAAAGGAATTGTCGAAACATTTGGAGAAGTGAAAGCCGTATTACAAAAAAAAGGAAATATTCTTGATGATTTCGATTTATTAATCGGGTCTACTGCTTTATTTCTAAATTACACATTAGTTACTAATAACGAAAGACACTTTTCCAAGATTCCTGATTTAAGAATCGAGAATTGGAGTAAATGAAGGTAGTATTCCTTTCTAAATTTTCTCACCGCACCCCGCCATGAAATATATAGCACTACTCAGAGGGATCAATGTTGGAGGAAACAGAAAAGTCGAAATGAAAAAACTTCGAATCCTTTTTGAATCCTTAGGATTTACAAATGTTTCCACATATATCAACTCCGGTAATATCATTTTTGAATCCGATGATAATTCAGAAACAGTCCTTTTAAAAATACAAAAGGTTTTTGAGAAAACATTTGATTTTGAAATTCCTACTCTTGTGAAGACAGAAAAGGAAATGAAAAAAATTGCCAAAGCGATCCCAGAGGAATGGCAAAATGATCCAACGCAAAGAACGGATGTGGCCTATTTGTTTCCAGAAGCCGATTCCAAAAAAATCATTGAGGAACTTCCTCTCAAAATAGAATTTTTAGAGATTCGTTATATCAAAGGCGCCATCTTTTGGAATATCAAACGAGAAAATGTAAATAAAAGCCAATTGGCAAAACTCATCAGCCATAAATTGTACAAATCCATGACGATCCGTAATGTAAACACTGCTAGATTTTTAGCAGGAGAAAAAGAGTAAAATTAATTTAGAGATCCCACATTTTCTCAAATCTCTGGAAAATATTTTGAAGAGTAAGTTTGAAATCCACCAGTGGTTTGGTAGTTTAATCTAATATTTTGGAAAACTTTACTTATAAAGTAATCATTTTTTAATTATACTTAAAATAATCGTATTCAATGACCACCATCTCAACCTAGTCCCTTCAATACCGCCTCAATCGTATCCACCAACAACGATTCTCTATCCTCATGACAATGTTGGGCCACAAGTTTAGGGTGAGTGAAAGCCGCTCCTGCCGAAATCAGAATTTCTGACACAAGGTTCACGTCACGTTTTTTGATTTTTTTTTGGTTTATGGCTTCTGTGACCAAACTAGACATTTGGATTCGCATATTGGTCAAATGAGTTTGGATAAAGGGTTTGGACTCTTCTGCTGCCATATCAAAAGCCTTATACAACTCAGGATCTAGTTTCACTTTTTCCAATTTCATGCGGTGGAGATTTAGAAACCAGGTGAGGATCTTTTGGATAGGATCTCGTTTTTCATTCACGAGAAGGTCCTGTTTTTCATCTAACTTCACAAGCCAACGTTCGGAAACTGCATCGAGAAGTGCTGTTTTGTCTTGAAAATGGGAGTAGAGGGCCGCATGGCTAATCCCCATTTCTTTAGCTACATCCACCAATCGAACCTTTTCAAAACCTTTGGCCCGCATTTGGTCGATGGCAATTTCCACCGCTTTGTCTTGGATTTCCGAGGCTGTGAGACCGGTTCTTGGCATAAGGAAAGGATCGGGCCAAAACCTAGAGGGTCAATCTCAAATTACAAAATAAAAAAAATGTTAGTTTTGAAACTTACGGACTTGACTTTTTGTAACTTACAAAATATTGTAAATGTAACTAAGGGAAAGGTAAATATCATGCAATTGAATGGAAATACAATCCTCATCACTGGGGGAACAAGTGGGATCGGTCTTGCTCTTGCAAAACGATTCTCTGATTTGGGAAACCAAATTTTAGTCTGTGGAACCAATGCAAAGAAATTGGAAGAGATTCAGAAAATATATCCCAAATGGGGGACTTATCTTCGTGATATTTCTAAACCTGATGAGAGAGAAAAATTGTTTCAAGAAACTACAAAAGATTTTCCAGAACTCAATGTTCTATTCAATAATGCAGGGATCCAACGGTATCCTAAATTAAATGAATTAGAACCTTGGACAGACTTAGGAAAGGAAATCGATGTAAATTTGGGAGCACCCATTCATCTTTCTATGTTATTCGCTAAACACCTGTTTGCAAAGAAAAATGCGGTCATTCTCAATACAACCTCTGGATTATCACATATTCCTTTGGCTTATGCACCTGTGTATAGTGCGACAAAAGCGGCCTTACATTCTTTCACTTTGACATTGCGGTTTCAATTTCGTAACCAACCGATTGAAGTGATTGAAGTTTCGCCACCAATGGTGGATACAGATTTAGGAATCCCTAACACACATACGGCGGGTCTAAACTTAGATGAATATGCAAATAGTGTTATGGAAGGTTTAAGGAATGGAAATTTAGAAATCACCACTGGATTTTCTACAGTCTCTGCCAATGCGAGTCGGGAACAAAAGAATGAAATCTTTTTGTCAATGAACCAAGCTAGGAGCGCTTCAAACTAAAGATCGACCCACAAAGGCGCAAGCGATGGCGTCCCATGAGTCATCGTGGCCTTTCAGATCTTTGAATCCTAAAATCATTTGGATGGCTGCCCGGACTTCTTTTTTGGTGGCATTTCCTTTGGCGGAAATTCCTTTTTTGATTTGTGTGGCCGTGAGTGATACCACAGGGATTTGTTTTTCGCCGAGGGAAAGTAAGATGACCCCGCGAGATTCCGAGACCTTCATTCCGGTCGTAGTGTTCTGAACAAAAAAGAGTTCTTCTACTGCGGCCGCCTCTGGTTGGAATTCGGTGAGGATGTCCATCAGTTCCTTTCGGATTTGGAGCAGGTTGTCAGGAGAGGGGGTTTTGGGAGCCACTTCAATCGTTCCATAAACTAACAGTTCCGGGTTTCTACGTAAACCAGGTGGAAAGGAAAGAATCGCATACCCTACACGGTGGGATCCAGGATCAATGCCGATGATTTTCAATAATTTCTTTCCTTAACCCCAACTTTTGTCCAGTTTGGGCCTCCCCGACCCAAAACCTAGTCTAAAAATGAAAATGACAAGGTACTTTCTTTCCGTATAGTGGAAGAAAACCACCGCAGGAACGTTAAACACATGACCGCAACGGCAGTGAAACTCGAAAAATCCCAGGCGGAGAAGGCTCTTAGTGCCCAAGCCGCCCTCCTTAATGAAGTTACCAAACGACTAGCTCAGAAAAATTCCGATAACGGCAAAGTATCCGTAAGCAAAATGGACAAAACACAACATGTGTTTTACCAATTAGCTTGGATGACGGCTCAACAACGTGTTGCTGAGAACTTTATCGTTTATGCTTGGGATGCTTCCAAGGGAACTGGTGAATTGGAACAAAAAATGGCTCTTACTTTTGTAGCCGAAACTGTTTCAAACATTCGTTCAGAACTCGCAGCTCGCCCTGCTGAATATGAACTCACATACCAAGAACTATTCACCAAACTTTTTTCAGATGAAATCAATGCTTATGTAGAAGCTGCATCGAAAATGGAAAACTACGAAGCCATTGTAGACAAGATTGTTGATCTTGGACACTTCGGTGCCTATGGTCTTTCCGAAGACCATGAAAACTTCCGCGGAATCTTCAAAGATTTTGCTGAAAACGTAGTGGTTCCTCATGCAGAACACATTCATAGACATGATGATTTGATTCCGGCAGAAATCATCAATGGCTTAAAAGACATGGGTTGTTTCGGTCTTTGTATTCCAGAACAGTTTGGTGGAATCCAACCAGATGATCGCCCAGATAACATTTCGATGTTAGTGGTAACAGAAGAACTTTCTCGTGGTTCCCTTGGTGCCGCAGGATCACTCATCACTCGTCCAGAAATTATGTCCAAGGCTCTCCTCAAAGGGGGAACCGAAGAACAAAAAAACAAATGGTTACCGCTACTTGCTTCCGGTGAAAAATTCGCAGGAATTATGGTAACAGAACCTAATTACGGTTCTGACGTGGCAGGAGTTTCCGTAACAGCAAAAGAAGTAGACGGTGGATTTGTAATCAACGGTGTAAAAACTTGGTGCACATTCGCAGGTTATGCGAATCTCCTACTTATCCTTTGCCGTACAGAATCTGATCCAAGTCTCAAACACAGAGGTCTTTCCATCCTACTGGCTGAAAAACCATCCTTTGAAGGACATGAATTCAGTTACAAACAAGACGGTGGCGGAACCATCCAAGGAAAAGCAATCGGAACCATCGGTTACCGAGGAATGCACTCTTACGAAGTATCTTTCGAAGATTACTTTGTGCCTAAAGAGAACCTTCTTGGTGGGGATGCAGGACGAGGAAAAGGATTCTATTTCCAAATGGAAGGATTTGCTGGTGGACGTATCCAAACTGCAGCTCGTGCCAATGGTGTGATGCAAGCGGCTCTTGAAGCAGCTCTTCGTTATTCCCAAGAACGTAAAGTGTTCGCAAAACCAATTTACGATTACACTTTAACTAAGTTCAAAATCGCGAAGATGGCTATGATTGTGCAAGCAACTCGCCAATACACAAACTATGTAGCAACTCTACTCGATGAACACAAAGGTCAAATGGAAGCAACACTTGTTAAATTGTATGCATCCAAAATTGCTGAGTGGGTGACTCGTGAAGCAATGCAAATTCATGGTGGTATGGGTTATGCGGAAGAATATCCAGTATCAAGATATTTTGTTGATGCTCGTGTATTCTCTATCTTTGAAGGTGCAGAAGAAGTAATGGCACTTCGAGTAGTTGCGAAAGACCTACTTGACCAAGCACTTGCTTCTTAATTAGAAACTAAGTCTATTTAGTCGAAAGGATAAAAATCCAATCTGCAAAATACAGGAAAAAGCCCGAGAAATCGGGCTTTTTTTATATCTTCCAACTTCTACTTTAAACTTACTAAAAGACAAACCATTACTATCATAAATATGGAATGTCTAACCAGAGTGATCTTATCTCTGTTAAACTTCGTTTTTAATGATAGACGTTTTTCGTTTGACCCCATTAGAATTATTTATATTACCTAGTAGAAATTCAAAAATAAACTAAATATGAATCTAAAGTTAATATTCTCTTTTATCATTTTTTTTGTTTTGAATCTCTTTTGCAAAACGCCAATGCCTGAGTTGAGTTCGGAAGCAAAACTTTCCAAAAACAAAATGATCTCGATTCGATGGACAACCACTGACCCTATTCTTGCAAAAGTTTTTAATGAAATTTTTCCGGTTCCACCGGCCATTTTGTTAGATGAAAATACAAAGGTTGTAGATTTGACTACGGTTCCTTTACCAGAACCAAACCCAGACCATGCACCCAAACCAAAAGAAGAAAAACCAATAGATCCAAATGAACTTCCAAGATGGGATCGTGGATTTGAATTGTCAAATATTGATAATCTGACGGTTGTCATTCGCAAAGAAAGTCAAAGGCCATTTTATAGTATAGGAGTGAGTTTACTTGCATTAACAATGTTGTACTACGGGACAATGGAAACAGAAGCGGAACTAGTTTGGACTTCTGGTGAATCTAATTTGCATAGAATTTCTTTTTTATCCACTCATGAAACCATTTGGGCACCGATGCCATTCTACATAGGTACAGGTTCCAGTATTGTGGGACCTGCTTTTAATTCGAATCGTTACCCTTCAAAATTACAAAAATATTGTGTACAAGAAAAACCAGGTAAACTCAGAGAATCACTGGAACAATCGCAAACAGAAAATTGCAAAGAGTATGAAACATTTCTTAAGCGATTATTCCTTCAAAATTATGATAATATCCATTTACAGTTGAAAGAATGGGAAAAAAGAAACCAGGATTGGTTCCAACCATAACCAAGGTAAATTTTCATTTGATTTTGAACCGAAAACTTAAATTATTTCGCCAAACAATTCTTAAAACCTTAATGTTTTTATCCTTAATTTTTGGATTCGGGATATTTCCTTTACGAAACCTTCAATCCGTTTCCATTCCAAAAGAAAATTGGAAATTGGTTTTATATGGAGGTATCTTTACAACCACAGATCTCATCCCCATTGTATTCCGCCAAAAAACCGACTACAAAGAATCTTATATAGGTACTATAGGAATTTCTCGGCCATTCGATTACCGAATTCGTTGGTTTGATTTTTTATGGGAAGGAAATGTCACCAAACATTTTGGAGAAATGAATCATTGGGAAGTAAACGGATTTTATATTGTAAAAATTGAAAGAATGTATGATTCACCATTTAGTTTATCGTTAGGCGAAGGTTTGTCTCTTGCTTCTGAAAATCCAAAGTTAGAAAATAAAGCGAAAGGATACTATTTGGATGGTTTACAAAAAGATGCGATCGAATCTAGGGCATTACTGAATTACATGATGGTAGAATTTAGTTCGTATTTGCCGTTTGAACGAAAAACGGAAGTTTTTATCAGAGTTCATCATAGGTCAGGAATTTTTGGATTGTATTGCCCACCCGATCCCAACTGTGGATCCAATTTTATAAGTTATGGTTTAAGAACCACATTTTGACTACAGAGAACCTAACAAAAGTTCCCTGTGAAGCCAAAATACAGTCCTGATTTATTATAACTTGTAAAAGCAGAGGTTTAATTAGTTTTTCGTTGGCTCTTTGATCCAATCAAATTTTGCGTCTTTATGTTTTCCTTCTTCAACTAATGTTTTTAGATTCAGAAGTGATTCGTAAGGAGTGTCAGTTAATACTAAATTGATGACGGATTGAGGAACAGATCCACCCGGTTCAAAGTGAGCTTGGTATTCAATTTTTAGTTTTCCATTGGTCTGTGGAATGATACGCCAAACACCTTCAAAGTTTTCCATACGAGTGACTCCAGAAGGAGTAGGCCGTGCATTGGAATCAAGGCGTTTGATTTTCATAACAGTGGCTAAAGTTTTTTCATTTTGTTCAAATCCTCGGTCCATAATCAAATCACGATCATTGACTGGCCAAGGAGCACCATTGCGAAGGTAAACCACTGATTTTTTTTCAGTACCAGAAAGCACAGTGAGTTCTTTGCATTGATGATAAAGGTTTTTGCAAGAAGCCGGATCTGTCAAAAGAGCGATGACTTGAGAAATCGATGCATCTAATTCGGTTCGACCTAAAAATTCATCTAAATTGGAGCCAGGAAAAGGACGTGTCAATACTTGGATTCCTTTTTTACGTTTGGACTCCGACCATTCTGGTGATTGGCCAAAGAGTGAAGATAAATTTGATAGGAAAGAGATTCCTACTAAAGTCAAAATTAGAATTTGTTTTTTTGTCATGGTTACTTACCTATTTGTTGATGAATGAGTGGTCTTACTGTTTCTGCAAAGAATAATGAGGTTGAAGAAGCTGGTAACAAACTCAATCCATTTTTTCTTCCAATATTATTTACCGCAAGGATTGCCATATAATTTCGATTTTTATCTAACCAAGGAAAGAATCCATTAATCCCAATGCTGTGCGAAATGAGGTCTTTATCACATTCAGCAGGTATATCAGTAGTGGTGCAAAATCTCCAGTTGCCAAGTCCGTATTGCCAACGGTATCCGAAAGCAGAAAATTGTGAGTAACCTATCTTTGCTCCGTTGTATTGGTCTGACAATATTTCTCTCACCGATGTGGTAGAAAGGAAATTGGCGATATTTCCTCCAGCGGCATTTTTTGCAGTTCCGTTTGTCAGTAAAACATTAAGCATTCGCGCATAATGTTCTGGAGAAATGGAGAGACCATAAGCACCTGACAAACTTCCATCTGTGTCCTCGCCTGATCTAAAATTCCCTTTCCAAACTGCTTGATTTACATCCCAACCTAATGGATTGACGATGAGTTGCCTAAAAATAGTATCCCAAGTTTTTCCGCATGATATCTCTAACATGCGTTGTGCGACTGCCATATGATTTGAATTATATTGGTATAAAGCACCAGGTGTTCCTGTGGATTGATCCCTGATTTCATTGACACAGCTGTCCTTTTGGGTCCCTGATGCTCCGACGGGTAAACTAGAGATACAAGTGGCTTGCCCCGAACCATTGCCTCCACCAGCATTGAGACCTGATGTAAAAGATAATAATTGCCGAAGGGTAATGGTTCCCTTTGTCCCAGTCCAACCAAGGACATCTCCCGTGGTTCGACTTAAAGATAAAGTTCCACCAGTAGCGCAAGTTCCTGTTGTGACAGTCCCACAATTTGCATATGTGGTACTGTCAGCATTACAATCTATGGCCCTCATGGTTGTGATGGCAGTGACCCATTTGGAACCAGAAGCAATCGGTCGATAGGTATTATAATCTAAAAGAGATTGTCTCGCATAAAACCTATTACCTGACCCATCGAATACTTGGAAACTTGCACCTTCATCTGTAGTTTTTGCATATTGATCAAAACAGGAGTCAAGGCTATAGCAGGAACCTAAAATTCCCGCGACAAGTAATGACAGCGCGTTTTTATCTGTTGATACGGGTTTTTGACAATTGACTATTATAGAAGAAAAAACTGATACGAATATAAGTGAAAATATAAATTTCATTGTTTACCTCATTTAAAAGCGAATTGGTTCCAAGGTAATCACTTTACCTGTATTTTCTAAATCACAGGAAGCAAATTCCGGAAGTAATAGTGCATCACGAGCTACTCCCCCAACGTTTGTTAAACTATCATAGACGGCACCCAAAACCAGAGCACCTTTCGTTCTGATATCCGATTCGCACTGTAACACCGAGTGCTCTATAAAAAATTCCTCATCATCGATATCGGAAAGATAGGAATATAAAATTTTGGCTAAAAAACCATTGATTAAGAGAAGAGGTGAAATAGGACCCTGTCCTCCTTTCATTCCTGATTGTGACAACCAAAAGGAGGAGGCAGTGGATTCTGCTTCAAAAATTGCCTCGGAAATTCGTTTTTTTGCCTCAGAACCTTTGACGGCCCCATAAGTGGGTATTCCAATTGCTTCGGTAAACATACAATTTGTCAGAAAGACAAAGAAAAGAATGGCTAGAAAAATTTGTCTCATGAGTATTTTATCCTTATTAGAGAATGAAACGATCTGTTAACTTTTCCTTTAATCACATGATTCGGATTCCAGAGCCAGAACTTATGAATGACCCTACACAAGTAGAGTCCTACGCCCAAGCTGACTTCGAAACTGCGCATTCGTTTCTCATTCGTAAATTTCAAGATAGACTTCCTCAAAGGTTTAGTCCTGTATCCGTCTTGGATTTAGGATGTGGCCCAGGTGATATGTCATCTCGACTGTATTCACAATTTCCAAATGCGAATTTTACGTTTGTAGATGGTTCTGCGTTCATGTTAGATCTTTGTAAGAAGCGTATGGATATAATGGTTCTAAAAAAAAGAAACCAAAAAATAGAATTTAAAAAAGAACTCGTTCAGGAATTTGTTCCTGAATCTTCCTATGATTTAGTTTTTTCAAATTCCTTATTACATCATTTACATGATCCATTTGAATTCTGGGCGGCAGTACAAAGGTCGATTCATCCAGATAGTTTTATTTTTATCTCCGACCTAATGCGACCAGATTCATTAAACATGGCTAACCACCTAGTAGAGCGTTATGCGAATAATGAACCTGAAGTATTAAAAAGAGATTTTTTTAATAGTTTGCTTGCCGCTTACCGACTGGAAGAAATAAAGGAAATGTTGGAAATCGTGCGACTCGATTCAAAATTAAATTTAGAACCTATTACCGACCGTCATTGGATTTGTTATTCTAAACCAAGGCTTTGATGATTCTAAAATGCCTTGGTTTTCAAAATCGTAGTTCTTCTTTTTTTATTAAAATAGAAATCGGAATTTTGAATTAGAGTTTTTGATATCTCAATTTAAATATTTTTTCTCAACTCTAACTTTGTCCATATGGCTAATTTTCAATTCGCTAGCCAAGTCTTCCAAAAACCGAATTTCATCCTTGTTGAGAGAACCATCGGAAGCAACGATACATACAGCATCTTCAAAAAAATTCAATGCATACTCGTCATTGTCAGAAACCACTTTCGTTATGGTTTTCATTGGAAGAGGATTTTCGAATGTTTTTGATAAGATGTCTAAAACTTGTTTTTTTTGAGATTGGAATCCACTAAGTAGGCAATCTGGTTCAAATAATACGTTCACTAATTCCCCAACAATTTCCCCTTCTTTTTTTTTGAACTGACCATCCGCATGACAAGCATAGGACCATAAACTAAGCAGGACTTTGGCGTATTCAATATGAAGGTCACTTTCGATGTCCAGGGTGGATTGGATGGAATCTGGATGAATCTTTTTGTTCCCTTTGACTTGTTTCAAATTTTGGACGATTTTCTTTGCCATAACAATCAGGAATTGTATTGCTTTGGATTCTCCGTTCAACTTCATTTTTTTACTCTTTTCTTGATTTTTCAGAAAAATAGGCTGAATTGGAACTTCGAATCAGGAAACTGGAATTAATCTATGTCGAAAAATATACTCGTTACAAGTGCGCTTCCCTATGCCAATGGTTCCATCCATTTAGGCCATGTGTTAGAAGCAGTCCAAACAGACATCTGGGTACGTTTCCAAAAGTTAGTTGGGAACAATTGTTATTTTTTCTGTGCTGATGACACACACGGAACTCCCATTATGATTGCCGCAAAAAAAGCAGGCAAAACACCCGAGACAATGATTGAAGAAGTACAGAAGGAACATTATAAAGACCTTACTTCTTTTGGCGTGTCGTATGATAACTATTATACGACAAATTCGGAAGAAAACAAAAAATTTTCAGAGTCCATTTATCTCACCTTAAAGAAAAAAGGACATATCGTTGCACGTAACATCGAACAGTCGTACTGCGAACATGACAAAATGTTTTTACCTGACAGATTCATCAAAGGAACTTGCCCTAAATGCGGGGCAAAAGACCAATACGGTGATTCTTGTGAAGTATGTGGAACTAGTTACTCTCCAAAAGATTTAAAAGATTCCTATTGTTCCATTTGTGGAACCACACCTGTCCTCAAAGAATCCAAACATTTGTTTTTTAAACTCCAAGACTTTCAATCGCAACTGCAAACTTGGATCGAAGGCGATAGCCGATTGAATGAAGGAGCGCAGAAAAAACTAAAGGAATGGTTTACCTCTGGATTACAAGAATGGGATATCAGTCGAGACGGCCCATACTTTGGTTTTGCAATTCCTGAAGAAGAGAATAAATATTTTTATGTTTGGTTGGATGCTCCGATCGGATATATGGCATCCTCTATGAACTTTTTAAAAGATGAAAAGAAGTTCAATGAAATTTGGAAAGAAGGGAAAGGTGAGATTGTTCATTTTATCGGAAAAGATATTTTATACTTTCACGGACTTTTTTGGCCAGCAATGCTTATGGGAGCAGATTACCAAACACCATCCCAACTGAATGTTCATGGATTTTTAACTGTCAACGGTGAGAAGATGTCCAAATCCAGAGGAACATTTATCAACGCATCTACATTCGCAAAGTATTTGGATGTAGAACATTTCCGATTTTATCTCGCTTGCCGTTTGGGTTCAGGAATGGAAGACGTGGATATTTCTTTCGATGATTTTGTATCTAGAGTCAATTCTGATCTTATTGGAAATCTTGTGAACTTGGTATCCCGAGTTTCTACTTCAATTCTTGATAAAATGGATCGTAAATTAGGTGCTCTTTCGGAAGAAGGAAAATCTTTAGTTTCGGAACTTTTATCTAAAGAAACAGAAATTCGCGAAGCTTATGAGTCACGTAACTATTCAAAGGTGATGCGTGAAATTACCGGGCTTGGGGATAAAGTCAATAAATATGTTAATGATTATGCGCCTTGGAATTTAATTAAAACCGATGTAGATAAAGCAAGAGAGGTAGTAACAACTTCCCTTAATTGTGCAAAGATTCTATTTACATATTTAGGTCCGGTAACTCCTAAAATTGTAAGTTCAGTTGCCGAACTTTTCCAAGTGGAAAGTTTAAGTTTTTTAAATTTGAATGGAACACTCGAAAACCAAGTTCTTGGTCCATACCAAATGTTATCAAAACGCGTAGAGGAAAAAAATATTTCGCTTATGATTGAGGAAACCAAAGAAGCATTTCAAAAAGCTAATCCAGAAAGGTCAAATGTCGAATCTGGAAAAACAACAGCTCCTGCTACGGGAGCTACTACTGTTTCGGAAGATGGATTTATCACCATTGATGAACTTTCTAAAGTAGAACTTCGAGTAGGACAAATTTTGGAAGCAGGACCTGTGGAAGGTGCCGACAAACTTTTGTTTGTAAAAGTTAACCTTGGAGAAAAAGGAATCAAAAATGTTTTTGCAGGGATCAAAGCGAGTTACAGTGCAGAAGAACTCGTTGGGAAAAAAGTGGTAGTTGTTGCCAATTTGAAACCAAGACAAATGAAATTTGGATTATCGGAAGCAATGTTACTCGCATCAGGAAAAGAAAAAACTTTATCT
Protein-coding regions in this window:
- a CDS encoding class I SAM-dependent methyltransferase, whose translation is MKRSVNFSFNHMIRIPEPELMNDPTQVESYAQADFETAHSFLIRKFQDRLPQRFSPVSVLDLGCGPGDMSSRLYSQFPNANFTFVDGSAFMLDLCKKRMDIMVLKKRNQKIEFKKELVQEFVPESSYDLVFSNSLLHHLHDPFEFWAAVQRSIHPDSFIFISDLMRPDSLNMANHLVERYANNEPEVLKRDFFNSLLAAYRLEEIKEMLEIVRLDSKLNLEPITDRHWICYSKPRL
- a CDS encoding TerB family tellurite resistance protein, with the translated sequence MAKKIVQNLKQVKGNKKIHPDSIQSTLDIESDLHIEYAKVLLSLWSYACHADGQFKKKEGEIVGELVNVLFEPDCLLSGFQSQKKQVLDILSKTFENPLPMKTITKVVSDNDEYALNFFEDAVCIVASDGSLNKDEIRFLEDLASELKISHMDKVRVEKKYLN
- the metG gene encoding methionine--tRNA ligase; the protein is MSKNILVTSALPYANGSIHLGHVLEAVQTDIWVRFQKLVGNNCYFFCADDTHGTPIMIAAKKAGKTPETMIEEVQKEHYKDLTSFGVSYDNYYTTNSEENKKFSESIYLTLKKKGHIVARNIEQSYCEHDKMFLPDRFIKGTCPKCGAKDQYGDSCEVCGTSYSPKDLKDSYCSICGTTPVLKESKHLFFKLQDFQSQLQTWIEGDSRLNEGAQKKLKEWFTSGLQEWDISRDGPYFGFAIPEEENKYFYVWLDAPIGYMASSMNFLKDEKKFNEIWKEGKGEIVHFIGKDILYFHGLFWPAMLMGADYQTPSQLNVHGFLTVNGEKMSKSRGTFINASTFAKYLDVEHFRFYLACRLGSGMEDVDISFDDFVSRVNSDLIGNLVNLVSRVSTSILDKMDRKLGALSEEGKSLVSELLSKETEIREAYESRNYSKVMREITGLGDKVNKYVNDYAPWNLIKTDVDKAREVVTTSLNCAKILFTYLGPVTPKIVSSVAELFQVESLSFLNLNGTLENQVLGPYQMLSKRVEEKNISLMIEETKEAFQKANPERSNVESGKTTAPATGATTVSEDGFITIDELSKVELRVGQILEAGPVEGADKLLFVKVNLGEKGIKNVFAGIKASYSAEELVGKKVVVVANLKPRQMKFGLSEAMLLASGKEKTLSLFVPDRDANPGDLLK